DNA sequence from the Odontesthes bonariensis isolate fOdoBon6 chromosome 18, fOdoBon6.hap1, whole genome shotgun sequence genome:
gcacagaaaaacttccatacattTGGACACGAACGTTTTCAATGCGAAGACATTTTCCTCAGGCATGATTCGGGACAACTATGCTGCTGATTGAGGGGTCCCTTTTTACGTCAAACAACAAGGAACGCTAGTTAGCGTTTTAGCTAATAGGCATGTTGTAACATCTATGGTTGTCGTGAATTTATCGCCAGTTGCTGGATAAATTGATGGTGGTGGCGCCGAATTAAAGGTTGTTGTGGACCTCTGAGTGAATTCCGTGGGTGTAGCTGTTGAAAGTGTTGAGCAGCGCTGTTGGACGAACATGTGGAGCTCCGGCCGTCGTGTCCTTCAGGATTTGCTCCGCCAGCCTGCTGTCAGGAGTTTGTCTCTCACTCCTGCCCGGGTCAGTTTCCTAGCGCTTTACAATGGATTACTAACTCATTTCACCGCTGACCCAAAACTTCCACAAAGTTTCCACCAAAACAGACTTACCAGATTGAAACAAATCCTGTGCCAAGCAAGACCGCATTTGCAAAGTTTAGCTTCAACTGCTTTACAGAGGTGTTGATTTTATTGTCGTTAGGTTGTAGTTGGTGGTTTAGTTTAAATGTATTATGTGCATTTGATCCTTTATTGTGCCCTGATAGCACTGCAAACCAAAGCTTCCAAATTAGAAGTTATTTTATGAAGTCTTCATTCAACTAATTTCAACTAAATTTCTGCCATCTAATTTTCTGCAGTTTAAcaacaaattaattaatttagttatttttgcaGTCTAACAAAATGATTCTCCCAATGTGTACTTACCTGAAATTAACCCGTTTTGCACCTCCCTTTCGACTAAGATGCATGTGTTTATATTATGTTatgtttaagaaaagaaaaagtctgaGTGTCCACCTCCCAACAGATGCACAAAGCTTAGCACAAACTTCACTCCATTTATGTCACTGGGCATTTTGCTTGACGTGACAGCAGAAATCATGGCTACTCATTTGATGTTTCCACAGCCCACAGTTGTGGTGGAGCGATGGTGGCAGGTGCCCCTGTCCAAAGTAGGCAGTCCACCGAGGCTTTACCCTCGAAGACACAGAGTCTACAAGCTGGTCGAAGATACCAAACACGCTCCCAAAGATAAGATGGAGCtcatcctgtctcagactgtACCAAGTGAGTATCTACAGCACCCGTCATGATTTTAAGAGTTGTCCCAAGAAGTCACCTCAtgtataaatacattttctttgCATTGTTCACGATCAAACAAACAGAACTTGGCGGACGAGGAGACACTGTGTTTGTGAAAAAGTCTGTCGGCCGAAATAAGTTGCTGCCCCAAGGCCTTGCGGTCTATCCATCACCAGAGAATAAACAGATGTTTGCTGAGGAGTTGAGAGTGGGTATTAGATATAAATACTCATGTTACTTTGCCATTTATAAGAATGGTCTGTGTAACTGCTCATCATTGTCATCTGTATGAATGTACAGCTTTTACGAGAGGGGAGACCAGAGGACAGAATCCAAACCCGCACTGGACAAATGGTACATTTTTATCTTCTGAACAAACTTGGATCGTATATAATTTATTCACACctgttataaaatgaatagaggcacatttttaaaacaaatggTTTTCTGGTACCAAGTGTGTGACAGACGGTGTTTTCTGGCATTTTTACAGACGTTGGAGTTTCTGAAACATTCGAAGCTGAATATAAACAAAATGCCGTCTGATGAATTTCAGCTCACGAAAGAAGTTGTCTGCAGACAGTTTGCAAGGAAGGTGCGGTTGCCTTtatcttttttcttcctcattttaTCTCATTTATCTTTGTTTGCATAAAGTGACTTTGCTGAGGCTAAAGGCAgtgctgttttctttctttttcttataaaACCTGTCTTTAGTTGGGAGTTGTTGTGCCACCTCATGCACTGAGTCTTCCATTTGAGCCAATTAAGGAATTGGGCGACTACTGGTGTGAAGTTACAGTAAGAATTTTTCTTCATGTATATGTAGCTCTTTTTTCGGTTTCTATAGTGCTGTGCGGCCTTTTTAGTAGTTAGTGGAAAGTGATCCAAAGCAACTTTCAAACAGTGAGGAGTATTTATAAGAACTTATGcctctgtgtttttctgttgctgTTGCAGAAAGGCAGCACCAatatttgataaagtttcataGAGTTCTTCTATTATAATAATATCGAAAAGTGCATTTTTCGTGTCAGTGCTGTCCCCTTCTTCTGTCAAACGCACAGCATTTATTGAAGCACAACGATGAATTATGTCCAAAAAGCATACTGCTTATTTTTCACGCTATTCTCCTCTAGATTAATGGATTGGACATAGTTCGGATACCCATGTCACTGTTGCCATATGAGGACCCTTCTGCAAGTtaccagaagcagctgaaagccCAAAGGCAGCAGCAGGTAGCCGCAGATGTTTCAGAAGCTGCTGCTGATGAAGAAGCTGTTTTGAAGGCCGTATCGGAGATGGAAGCTGATAAAGACTCTGTTAGTCAACCTTCAGCCTCAACAGAAACCACCACCACTGCTGAGGAAACCACGGAAACCAAACAGACACTGCAAGACACAACAACTCCACCAAGTGGAAGCCCAGATAAAAATTAAAGGACTCTGAAAAATGTGTTTGAAGAACTGTACTGAATACTGTTTTTATGTAATGCACACAGCAACAGTTGTTTGTCGAAGAAGGCAATGAACAGGACAGATATTTCAGCAAGCCGAAACAGTCCCCTTGTAGTTGTCGATGTaccaataaaacaataatgtaATGTGCAGTTGCATTCCTAGTGGCCCTTAGTGGCCTGGTGAtcttccgttgtgtttttccATCTCGCATGTGTTTTGGCGTTTGCGTCGCGTGTGCTCCGGTTGTTTTTGTgattgcagcgttttactgttggattagTTTGGCCTTTCTGTgatgagtttgcatgttctccccgtgtatgcgttaGTTCTGACCGGGTACTCCAGCCTTCTCTCACCGTCCATGCATGTTAgtttaattggtgactctaaattgtccctgaACCTCTGTTGAATTAGGTCAGTCACTTTAAAAGGGGGTTAATGTATATGTATGGTTATATGGATCCTATTTCATAATGACGTGTTTATGAAGCTTTTGGGATTAGAGGAAAGGGTTCAGCTTTTTAAGAGTATATACAATAACCATGTAACAAGTACGAATGTATCTGTGATAAGTCAATAAGTCAAAGTGATCCTTGAGAAGTTATTGCTTAAATAGATTTATTGAtgctgattattttttttctcatttttaatcgatctacaaaacagaaaatggaaCGTTTGCAACGCACATAATTTGGCTAAAATGTGGAGAGAATGCAACTGTAGGAAAACACGTTAGATCAGAGATTTACTACGActgatagtttaaaaaaaacaaaaaacattgatAACTGTGATAGCTGACTGGTTTTAGATGAAAACACATCAAAATATAGTCGCCTTGTggacaaattatttaaaaaaatgtcaattatttttattttagggaaacaaacagtttttaagGAATCGTGCTTGTGTGGAGCTCAGCAGAAAGCTCCCCACAGTCGGCAAACTGTCTGCAGGCTGTACGAAGTGAGTATctataaaaatgttttcttttcacttGACACGATCTAAACAACAGAACATGGTGGACAACGAGAAAGAATCTATTTGCTGAAGTACGTTGCTGCCCCCATGGCTTCATAGTCTCTCAATCACCAACAAATGAGCTGATGTTTTCCGAGGCCTTGGGAATGGTTACGAGAGGTATATTCTCACATTTCTTCACCATGTATTAGAAAGCTCTGTACAGCTGCTCATCTCTATTAAGATGCAAGGGGAACAGTTTTAACCAAAGGTTTCTGGTACCAAGTGTTCGACAGACTGTAAAGTTTCTGAAACACTCAAAGCTGAAGGTAAACAAAATACCAATTTCAGCTCACTGAAAGACGTTGTCTGGAGACAGTTTGCAGAGAATGGCTGACTATCAGTTTGTGTCCTTTAACTTGGTTTGTATGAAGGGACTTTACCGACCCTAAAtgctatcttttttttcttatgaaaAGCTTTCTTTAGTTGGGAGTTGTTGTGCCACCTCAAGCACTAAGCAATAAGGCGACTACTGTTGTGGAGTTCCAGTTCCTTTGTGTGCAGgtagctgcagatgtttcagaAGCTGCTGATGTGGACGCTGTTTTATAGGCTGTATCAGAAGCAGCCGAGGTGGAAGCTGGTAAAGACTGTTAGTCAAGCTTCAGCCTCAGCAGGAACCGCCTGAGCTGAGGAAACCACAGCAACCAAACAGGCAGCTCCACCAAGTGGAGGCCCAGATAAAAATTAAAGGACTTGAGGAACTATACTGCAATGCACGGGACAAATATTTCATCAGGTCTATGCATGTGGtttaaattaaaacaataatgCAATTTGCAAAAATATAAATAAGATTTAATTTTCAACTGAAACAGTAAATCAGCTGGGTGTTTAATATAGTGGAAAATAAACGCTTTTCTGCTATCTTAAGGGTTTTCGATCAAAGGAAACTAAGTTATACTGAGGGCATGAAGTGTTATATTGCAGGCATGAAGAGAAAACACCGGAACACCCGGAAAACACACTGCTGCTGTGGAGAACTAAGAGTACTGGTGGAGTATTGTCCATCTATTGCTTTGGTAAAGGAAAAAGACAAATATACAGAATCACTACATCAACATTCATATAAAAGGTGTATTTGAGAGAGTTGGAGGAAACACGTTTGTTCATCAGAAAAAGGAAGCTGAATAGACAGTTCAACCCCCCCCCAACAAAGTGTTTTGTATCTAAAAAGAAGAggtgagaaagagaaaaagtcgattcaagaagaaaatacagTGTAACAACTTTCTATCACTCCCAAATGAAATCTCCACTTCAAACGAACATGATCGGCATATGGAGAGTCTTCACAGTGGCAAAAAAGGGTGATAAAACAGATGTCTACTTATAGATGGAGCCATCACAGGATGGATGCAGCTGGTTAGATTTCCTGTTTATTGTTAAAATCTGATGGTTTTGTGGTTTCTAatgcagctaaaaaaaacaaatttaaaaaaaattcaggtACCAGTTTGGTTCTCTGGtaactttctcacctgaaaaataaaaacagtgaaaattTCTACAAAAATTATAACTAGAAAAACAAATTTGCAAACTTTTGTCACCAATTTAATGAGCATCAGAAACATAGGTTTTCTAGTGTCATTACAAAGTTGCTGATTTAATAAAAATATTCGATGGGTCAGAGAACCAAACTTTTTTGTAGAGCAACgccttttttcctctttttttttaaaccacaaacAATAAGTCACAGCTCAGATTACGCCATAATCAGGATACTTACACAttcaaaaggaaaaacacatttatgaTGGCCACATTAATGTTTCTGCCACTGATGGCGTCTCAAAAACACTAGAGGGTATTTCTGTGGGTACAGTGTTTAGGAGGAGTAGCATCTGGGGCTAGATTGCAGATATCAGATTAACAGCCCGGCAAACAAGTGACCAAAAGGACTTCTGAATAGTAACAGTTCGATACAATACAGGCCGGAGCGCAGGAAGAAATATCAGGACAAGGTTTTTATACTTTTTGCTCCTAAATGCAGCGTTTTCTTCAAAGTGGGTACATTTGAAAATTCCTACTCTAATTTCAGATATGGTGTTCCTGTATGCCACCAGAGTCCACGGTTATAGCATTCAAAAACCATATTTGGCCTGGGTCTGCCGGCGGGTTAGCTTGTTTTCTGCCCAGTTGTTCTTCAGCTCCAGCTCACGTTCCTTTGCCTGAATACAAAAGACATAATGAAATACAATCTAACAGTCTAACAAATGTGCTTTCTTAAAACGTTACACATTACAGATCACTAAATCTTGTGATCAGCATGGGGTTTGTTAACAGCAATAGGGTCGGACGACGAGATAAGAATACCAGAGATGCCAGAAAGGAAAAGATAAAACCCCAAATGCTCATAAAAATTACTACTTTATGTTAAAGCCAATTACTCTCCTATCCAAACAAGAACATATCATCAAAGTTAAGAGAATTTGTTCTAGGTTGTATGAATGCCTTGTTTCGACCAATCATATGGACACGAGGCTGAAGGCTTGATGGCCAACAATCTGGAGCTGGATGCATGCCGACATGAAAATGTGAAACttggctctgtgtgtgtgtacagccCATTTCCCTTTGGGAATTCAACACTCAAACGAGAGAAATAAACTAAATGTTTTACTTCTTTTTAATGAAACAATGTTACATTAAATATTTGGGCAGGATAGATGGATCAAGGATTCTGATGATGTAACTTCTGCCTGATCAAAAAgcgaaacctttttttttttttttttttaaattaaaaaatatcaaGCTCCTGTTAAGACCCTGATGTAAGTCACCATGCCCACGGTTGTAATATGAGCCCTCGTGTTTGGATGGTCACTCACCTGGTGAATGAGATACGTTATCTGATGCTTTCGCCTCTGTTGCCCTGTGGGTTGTTCTCCTCTTTTCTGTGGAAAGGTCAAAAAGTCAGAAATTACATTGAAATGTCACAAGTGCTTCCAATGAAATATCCAATATCACTGCATAGCCATATTTTAAGTATCACACCCATTGGCATTTTTAACTCAGCCAAGTGGGTTAcgtgtttggtttggtttgtctGTTGGTTAACATTATTACTCAGAAAGTCATGAAATCATGTATGAGGTATGCAGTCTCAGACTGTTTGAGTTTGTAGAAACCtaaaaggaaaaatgttttCCCTGTCAAATGTTTCCATTGGAGATACTTTAAACTATGTTAAACTTTTTATGGCCGGAGGGCTTTATGTGTTCCCAGCCTGAACTGAGTGTAAACCAAAAGTACACAAAAGAAACACACCACTTGCCCCATCTCAAATTAAACCCTTAACAAAACCATTTCAGGCCTAGAGCACAAACCTGAgggctcttctttttttttcttacataaaCCCCATCAACCCTGCCCATACAAAGCATGATGCCAACCCAGCGACAGAAAGTGACAAAGGTCACCTTGCTAAAAGATTGCCGGGTCTGCTTTTCCTCAGTCATGCTCTTGGTCATCCACTGCTGATTCCCACTCAACTGGTCGTCCCCTTTGATCTCCAGAAACTTCACCTCCTCTTTGCCTCGGTTTCTTTTCCCCTGCAGTCGCATGAACTGCAGAACAAGCAGAAAATAGCAGGTCGAAAATGCACACACCCGCTGTATGTGGAGCCATTACTGAGCACAGACTATGGAATtaaagaggaaaataaagaacgtacaaaaatatttcaaatgcaTGGTTTGAAATGACAACAAAGGAGAAATATGAGGACGAGGAAGTGCACTTCTTACCGCTTCATCATCAAACATGGCGGACTGGCCCGCCTCCTCGGCCTGTGCCTCTCCAGGGTTAGGATCTTGGTAATATGGCTCATTAAAGTATCCCtgctcaagaaaaaaaaagaaaaaaaagaacacattgCATGATGCATTTGTTAAagattattttcattcatttaaagtagaaaaaatgatcaaatgttaAACATGTGCAAAGAGGCCTTTCTTTTATGGGTCCAGGTGCATTTTTCACATAGATTGGTTCCCGTTAGAATCTTCTTAAATACTCAAGTTTAATAAAATTACTACAATGAATTTAAACAGTCAGTCTATTCTGCATTTGGAGCTAATCGCCAATCATGCATATATGTATGAAGTCAATGATACCTGAGGGTATGCCTCTGGGCCTGCCATGGGTTGTTGATACTGATTATTTGGACCACCCCATGCACCTGCTCCGTCATGGTTCCCCCCAAAGTCGAGAGGGGCGTCTGACTGTCCTGGCTCATCAGGTGCTGCATTAGGAAGGGGTTCAGCAGGGGCTCCTGGCTCAGGACCCAGACTGGGGATGATATCAGGGAGAGGCTGGGGGCTCTCTCCAAAGGAAAAGTAGTTCTGTGGGGTTATATCCTCTTCATTGTCCTGGTCATCTGTGGCTATTTGTCTAGCCACCTGCAGGGCTGCTGACTTTGCTGCAGCTTTGATAGCAGAGGGAGATGCACTAGAACCAAGCAGCCCCTTAGCGGGAGCTCCAGGTTTAGGTCCCTTGGGTTCTTGCCGCTTAGTGAGTGTGTGAGGAATCAAAGGTCTGTCCATCTCCTTGACTGTTATGTTTTTGGGTTGAGGCAGAATAGAGGACAGGCCTGTACCTGCACCCTGGTGAAAACAGGCCATAGGAGATAGGAGAAGTCTTATATCAGAGAATGGCAGCAAGATATAATGAGATGGAGAGATATTGTCTGTCATTGATTAATTATTGTCTTACATATTTTTAGCCTTAGCAAAATACTTTAAATATTTAGGGATAAAACAAACTTTGGTATAACAACCCTTCATGTAAATGTGGATGTTATCACACTCAGTGATATTGTCTTACGCGAGCTTGTCTTTTCTTCTTTGTAGGTTCATCGTCATCCGAATCTGACTATTAATAAAAGATGAACAGATTATGAATTACAGCATGTCGTAACGCACTAGTAACAATACGCATGACGAAACGTCTGAAGTGGGTCGGTACTCACATCCTGTCTCTGGACCTGCGGCACAGCGATCTTGACAGGCTCTGTTCGTTTCCTCGGTTTAGGCAGACTGGAGAATAAGCCTCCTTTAGATGGCTGGGGATCTATGCCATCTCTCGAAGTGTTGTCCCCTATGGAAGAGTTTGCTTTCTTCTTTTTGCCTGGTCCTGCGAACCCTCCTGCAGATCCACTTGTTTTAGGAGCAGGAAGGAGAGAGAACAGGGCTCCTCCGCTTGGTTTGCTATGTGCTGCGGCAGAGGTTTCCTCCGAGTCACTGTCATCACTGCTGGCATAGGCGACTAAAGACATGTTTGCTGATGTTACAGAGGATTAGTAATCTACAGAAACTCGTGGACATGGATGACCACTTCTCCTAGAGTTGGTATAAAGTCGAACTCACACTGACTTTCCGATGAGCTGACTTCAGTTAAAGGTACGACAATCTTTTAACTCACTCTAGCCTCAGTGATAATTACAGGTGGAGCTGTagtatcagaaaaaaaaactgcctggGTGAGCTGATTAACTAGCCAACGTTAGCTAGGCCACCGCAGGAAACGTTATCAGATTACTGACCGTTTCTTTAAACACATTAAGTCGGTCTCAAACTATTACCGAAAATAAAGAAGCATCGGCTGTGTTCTTTAACGTACAAGGCGACACTTCCATGTGTTGTTTCGCCAACAGACCTCGCTTGTTAGTCCCTGGACTTCATCAAAACATTCGCCTCTACCATTCGTGATTGAGGACAATGCAACTGCGCAGCTTTCTGCgcatcattttcttcttcttcaatcCTAGTATATATTAACGCCCCCTAGTGGGCCAGGTGTGAATCAAAATCAATTAACAATATGTAATTCTTTGATCCTGATATGTGTAAAATATCTTTGGGAGAAACTGAACTGATCAACAATCATTGACCACTCACTTCTGAAATGACCAAGAATGTGGTTTAGTTAATTTTTCAAGAATTAACAGTGCATTGTAATGAAAAATTTATCTGGCAATGAAGCAGTTAGCACAGTGTGTATGTAACAAAGAGTTTTTAAAACTCTTGATACATTTTATCTGTGGCTGTAGACTCTAGATTAtagagctttttctgtgttgaaCAAACAAATGGAAACCGATAATTAGGCCCACAAGTGCATCGCCTTGATCAGATGATTTCATAATGCACCTCTTGCTctttgatagatagatagatagatagatagatagatagatagatagatagatagatagatagatagatagatagatagatagatagatagatagatagataaatactttattaatcccaatttgggaaattgttttgttgcagcagcatacggtaaagatatgaaaaacaattaaagtagtaaaaacaagccaatagaatagaataaaataaatataaaataaaataaaacaaataaaaatagtgaataaacattcgcaatgtacaaatctacagtattttttatttttattttttgttattgttttttaggagatacttcaagcctattgaggttgaagttctcttccagccagaggggaggtgttgaagatggtgatggctgctggtaggaaggatttcctgaatcggtccttgtgacagcggagctggatgagcctgttagaaaaggagctccgctgtccagCCAGCAGTCTTGCAGTCTTGACAACAGAAGCTTTAACAGTGTTTTAATGAAGAAATTGAATAAACTGCTGTCCTGAAATTATCCATTCACAATAGTGACAGTCCAGTCAATGAGCTCCAAATGACAGAAGAGTGAAATACACTAAGACAGACTTAGCAGGTTCATATCCAGTGAAATCTAGTTATCAAAAAATAATAACATATTTTTTAGAATG
Encoded proteins:
- the prcc gene encoding proline-rich protein PRCC — protein: MSLVAYASSDDSDSEETSAAAHSKPSGGALFSLLPAPKTSGSAGGFAGPGKKKKANSSIGDNTSRDGIDPQPSKGGLFSSLPKPRKRTEPVKIAVPQVQRQDSDSDDDEPTKKKRQARGAGTGLSSILPQPKNITVKEMDRPLIPHTLTKRQEPKGPKPGAPAKGLLGSSASPSAIKAAAKSAALQVARQIATDDQDNEEDITPQNYFSFGESPQPLPDIIPSLGPEPGAPAEPLPNAAPDEPGQSDAPLDFGGNHDGAGAWGGPNNQYQQPMAGPEAYPQGYFNEPYYQDPNPGEAQAEEAGQSAMFDDEAFMRLQGKRNRGKEEVKFLEIKGDDQLSGNQQWMTKSMTEEKQTRQSFSKKRGEQPTGQQRRKHQITYLIHQAKERELELKNNWAENKLTRRQTQAKYGF
- the mrpl9 gene encoding large ribosomal subunit protein bL9m produces the protein MWSSGRRVLQDLLRQPAVRSLSLTPARPTVVVERWWQVPLSKVGSPPRLYPRRHRVYKLVEDTKHAPKDKMELILSQTVPKLGGRGDTVFVKKSVGRNKLLPQGLAVYPSPENKQMFAEELRLLREGRPEDRIQTRTGQMTLEFLKHSKLNINKMPSDEFQLTKEVVCRQFARKLGVVVPPHALSLPFEPIKELGDYWCEVTINGLDIVRIPMSLLPYEDPSASYQKQLKAQRQQQVAADVSEAAADEEAVLKAVSEMEADKDSVSQPSASTETTTTAEETTETKQTLQDTTTPPSGSPDKN